In Numidum massiliense, a single genomic region encodes these proteins:
- a CDS encoding 3-oxoacid CoA-transferase subunit B: MKASLSKSDGQHMIAKRVAKELKGPLTVNLGIGIPTLVAQYLDDDSIYLHTENGLLGVTDVKEEDIDPNLVNAGKLPVGEAVGAAYFNSSESFAIIRGGHVDVAILGALQVDARGVIANWAVPGKNIMGVGGAMDLLVGAKKVFVTMSHTSKDGLPKLLKECTYPITSTRSVDLIFTELAVFEVTEDRQLRLVEPMPGATIEEIRKKTAAAFIE; the protein is encoded by the coding sequence ATGAAGGCGTCCCTGTCGAAAAGCGATGGGCAGCATATGATTGCGAAGCGGGTGGCGAAAGAACTGAAAGGCCCGCTTACCGTCAACCTTGGAATTGGCATTCCGACTCTCGTTGCGCAGTATTTAGATGATGACAGCATCTACTTGCATACGGAAAATGGCCTGCTCGGTGTAACCGACGTCAAAGAGGAGGACATCGACCCGAACTTGGTGAATGCGGGCAAGCTCCCGGTCGGCGAGGCAGTCGGTGCCGCCTACTTCAACAGTTCTGAGTCGTTTGCCATCATCCGCGGCGGCCACGTCGATGTCGCCATTCTCGGAGCGCTACAGGTCGACGCGCGCGGCGTCATCGCGAACTGGGCAGTTCCTGGGAAGAATATTATGGGCGTCGGCGGTGCGATGGATTTGCTCGTCGGGGCGAAAAAGGTATTTGTGACGATGAGCCACACTTCGAAGGACGGATTGCCGAAGCTTCTTAAAGAATGTACGTATCCGATCACCTCCACCCGCAGTGTCGACCTGATCTTTACGGAGCTCGCTGTGTTTGAAGTGACGGAAGATAGGCAGCTCCGTCTCGTCGAGCCCATGCCGGGCGCGACGATCGAGGAAATCCGCAAGAAGACGGCAGCGGCATTCATTGAATAA
- a CDS encoding CoA transferase subunit A encodes MKRKESAAEALACVKSGDTILVGGFGLIGAPLTLIDELTRMDVDGLTIVSNNLGESGKGLGILLNQNKIKKGIGSYFTSNRDVGDKYQRGEIELELLPQGTLAESIRAGGAGLGGYYTTTGVGTDLAEGKEEREIDGVRYVFEKAIRGDVALIRAHKADTLGNLVYYKTARNFNPLMATAGKTVIVEVDEIVDPGELDPEEIVTPHLFVDTIIEAKQVLTKEGVVSV; translated from the coding sequence ATGAAACGAAAAGAGAGTGCAGCAGAAGCGCTTGCCTGTGTAAAATCTGGAGATACAATTTTAGTCGGCGGCTTTGGGCTGATCGGCGCGCCGCTCACCTTGATTGATGAACTAACTAGGATGGACGTCGACGGGCTGACGATCGTTAGCAACAACCTCGGTGAATCGGGCAAGGGGCTTGGAATTTTATTGAACCAGAACAAAATCAAAAAAGGTATCGGCTCGTATTTCACGAGCAACCGGGATGTCGGTGACAAGTACCAGCGCGGCGAGATTGAGCTAGAGCTTCTGCCACAGGGAACGCTTGCAGAATCGATTCGAGCGGGCGGTGCTGGCTTAGGCGGTTACTACACGACGACTGGTGTGGGAACGGATCTAGCGGAAGGAAAGGAAGAGCGGGAGATTGACGGTGTCCGGTACGTCTTCGAGAAGGCCATAAGAGGTGATGTGGCACTCATCCGAGCACATAAGGCGGATACACTCGGCAACCTCGTCTATTACAAAACGGCACGGAACTTCAATCCACTCATGGCGACGGCCGGAAAGACGGTCATCGTCGAAGTCGATGAGATCGTCGATCCCGGTGAACTAGATCCGGAAGAAATCGTCACACCGCATTTATTCGTCGATACGATCATTGAGGCGAAGCAGGTGCTAACGAAGGAAGGAGTGGTAAGCGTATGA
- a CDS encoding carboxymuconolactone decarboxylase family protein codes for MSDALTYFRKVYDVVPGWVQKMHDYSPAVLDTYTGIRGEIMQDGALSRKEKDVLIASMNAARLYARSMVYHTKGAIDFGYSAPEIVEFFLTAFLYKGNRALQTATEAIRYALELNGKTVPELADSGANAVELFRQVITWLDGEDTSYLKEVLHLMENGDSQAIEEKVLSDGLVPTRLKLLNMVGNHVVELDGKGAIPWIERAREAGASEADLADVGYICILTAGIPTWFELSDSLLAAVDQKNGG; via the coding sequence ATGAGCGACGCATTGACATATTTTAGGAAAGTCTACGATGTGGTTCCGGGCTGGGTGCAAAAGATGCACGACTACAGTCCGGCGGTGCTAGACACGTACACCGGAATCCGTGGGGAGATTATGCAGGATGGGGCACTGTCTCGAAAGGAGAAGGATGTCCTCATCGCGAGCATGAACGCTGCGCGGCTATATGCCCGTAGTATGGTGTACCATACGAAAGGCGCGATCGACTTCGGCTACTCCGCGCCGGAAATCGTGGAGTTCTTCCTGACAGCCTTCCTCTATAAAGGGAACCGTGCGCTGCAGACGGCTACGGAAGCCATCCGCTATGCGCTTGAGTTAAATGGGAAGACTGTTCCGGAACTGGCTGATAGCGGAGCTAACGCGGTGGAACTATTTCGCCAGGTCATCACTTGGCTCGACGGCGAGGACACCTCCTATTTAAAAGAGGTCCTTCACCTTATGGAGAACGGCGATTCACAGGCCATCGAAGAGAAAGTGTTATCGGATGGTCTCGTCCCGACTCGCCTAAAGCTCCTAAACATGGTCGGGAACCATGTTGTCGAGCTAGACGGGAAAGGGGCTATCCCGTGGATCGAGCGTGCCCGGGAAGCCGGAGCAAGTGAAGCTGACCTCGCGGATGTCGGCTATATCTGCATCTTAACTGCCGGCATCCCGACATGGTTTGAACTAAGTGATTCGCTACTAGCTGCCGTGGATCAGAAGAACGGGGGCTGA
- a CDS encoding SLC13 family permease — MGNPLRALSRKMWNSHQHTKDVVTFATLRSEFNAAGQATAELPKDKAFYGKMGEEKTGNSRDNDQRDAYSLTQIVGLILGPLLFFGILSFLTLPGLSDEGRAVLAITAWIAVWWITEAIPLGITSLMPLILLPMMGAVDGGTAASAYGDSLIFLFIGGFAIALALEKWNLHERIALSIIGAVGTSTSGLVLGFMLATGFISMWVSNMATVMLILPIGTAIIAKVVTLMKEDGVHSEEEETKFTKAIIFAIGFGATIGGSATLIGTPTNLVLAGLSKELLGIDISFATFFAFAFPLIVLLMLFGVVYITKIAYPMKVKKIANGREFVIERKKELGKMSYEEKVVLSVFLFTAFMWLTRTFIWTDLIPGLSDTMIAMVSIVLLHAIPASKENSGRILGADSLKNMPWGVLLLVGGGLALAAGFNGTDLASWIGNQLLLLDGASYVMILAIPALLAIAMTQLAPNTATVTILLPIGASLALAIDVHPLPVMTAIAMSAGFAFMLPIGTPSNAIVFATGKITMIDMLKKGTWLTILSFVLILAFVYFILPFVFGINQYEYPDALK; from the coding sequence ATGGGAAATCCGTTACGCGCACTTAGCCGGAAAATGTGGAACTCGCACCAACATACGAAAGATGTCGTAACATTTGCCACCCTTCGTAGTGAATTTAACGCTGCAGGACAAGCGACAGCAGAGCTACCGAAGGACAAGGCATTTTATGGGAAAATGGGGGAAGAAAAGACGGGGAACAGCCGGGATAATGATCAGCGAGATGCGTACAGTCTAACCCAGATCGTGGGCCTTATCTTAGGTCCGCTGCTGTTCTTCGGCATCTTGTCCTTCTTGACGCTCCCCGGACTCAGTGATGAGGGACGGGCCGTCCTAGCGATTACTGCCTGGATTGCAGTCTGGTGGATCACGGAAGCGATTCCGCTCGGTATTACATCGCTGATGCCGCTAATCCTGCTGCCGATGATGGGAGCAGTTGACGGCGGAACGGCAGCATCCGCCTACGGGGACTCGCTCATCTTCCTATTTATCGGAGGATTTGCAATCGCCCTTGCACTGGAAAAGTGGAATCTGCATGAACGGATCGCCCTCTCCATCATTGGAGCGGTCGGAACGAGTACATCTGGTCTAGTGCTGGGATTCATGCTTGCGACAGGCTTTATCTCAATGTGGGTCTCAAATATGGCGACGGTCATGCTCATACTACCGATTGGGACGGCCATCATTGCGAAGGTCGTTACATTAATGAAGGAAGATGGCGTTCATTCCGAAGAGGAAGAGACGAAGTTCACAAAAGCGATCATCTTCGCCATTGGATTTGGTGCAACGATCGGTGGCAGTGCCACGTTGATCGGGACGCCGACGAACCTAGTGCTCGCTGGGCTGTCGAAAGAGTTGCTCGGCATCGACATCTCGTTTGCCACCTTTTTTGCATTCGCCTTTCCCCTTATAGTGCTGCTCATGCTGTTTGGAGTGGTCTATATTACCAAAATCGCTTATCCGATGAAGGTCAAGAAGATTGCCAATGGCCGCGAGTTCGTGATTGAGCGCAAGAAAGAGCTCGGCAAAATGTCGTATGAAGAGAAAGTGGTTCTCTCAGTCTTTCTATTTACAGCTTTCATGTGGCTGACGCGGACATTTATCTGGACTGATCTCATCCCGGGGCTTAGCGATACGATGATCGCGATGGTGAGTATCGTCCTACTGCATGCTATTCCGGCTTCGAAGGAAAACAGCGGCCGTATCCTCGGAGCAGATTCACTGAAGAATATGCCGTGGGGTGTCCTGCTTCTCGTCGGCGGCGGCTTGGCGCTTGCTGCGGGTTTCAACGGAACAGACCTTGCGAGCTGGATTGGCAATCAGCTTCTGCTGCTTGACGGTGCTTCGTATGTAATGATTCTCGCGATTCCGGCATTGCTGGCCATCGCCATGACCCAACTAGCACCGAACACGGCGACCGTCACGATTTTACTTCCGATTGGAGCGTCTCTTGCGCTTGCTATCGACGTTCACCCGCTGCCAGTTATGACGGCTATTGCAATGAGCGCGGGGTTTGCATTCATGTTGCCGATCGGAACGCCGTCCAACGCCATTGTCTTCGCAACTGGAAAGATCACGATGATCGACATGCTAAAAAAAGGAACATGGCTAACGATCCTTTCGTTCGTCCTAATTTTGGCCTTCGTTTACTTCATTCTTCCGTTCGTATTCGGCATCAATCAGTACGAATACCCGGATGCACTTAAATAA
- a CDS encoding alpha/beta fold hydrolase — MEFYKVTVDGNDIQVADYPGVKEAIIVIHGLTGNYRNLHYLIERFKGDYRIIAVDLRGRGNSSALDPEPSIFKHADDIIGLIKELKIDSPILVGYSMGAFISAIVASRLNFVKGVVLLDGAAETSDHQRAIVEPSLGRISRTYESKEKYVSEIQKIYENLGITWSDELAETAAYEVEEKNGLWVHKSDEAGIRADFDSFRSFQPEEVGTKIDCPVLLVYASGAIGPMPPLFLMAHYDKTKAVIRNLKVIETDANHYTLVFEERTEVAEAIEEFLGEIEN, encoded by the coding sequence ATGGAATTTTATAAAGTGACTGTGGACGGAAACGACATTCAAGTAGCGGATTATCCAGGTGTGAAGGAAGCGATCATTGTCATCCACGGACTGACGGGCAATTACCGGAATTTGCACTACCTAATCGAGCGGTTCAAGGGCGATTACCGCATCATTGCCGTCGACCTCCGCGGGCGCGGCAACAGCAGTGCGCTCGATCCCGAGCCATCAATCTTCAAGCATGCAGATGACATCATCGGTCTGATTAAGGAACTGAAGATCGATAGCCCGATTCTCGTCGGCTATTCGATGGGGGCATTTATCTCAGCGATTGTGGCAAGCCGCCTGAATTTCGTAAAGGGGGTAGTGCTTCTCGACGGGGCTGCCGAAACGTCCGACCACCAGCGTGCCATTGTAGAACCTTCACTAGGGCGGATCAGCCGTACTTACGAATCCAAGGAAAAGTACGTATCGGAAATCCAGAAAATCTATGAGAACTTGGGCATCACCTGGTCCGATGAGCTGGCTGAAACGGCGGCCTACGAAGTCGAAGAAAAGAACGGGCTTTGGGTGCATAAATCCGACGAAGCCGGGATCCGTGCTGATTTCGACAGCTTCCGTTCATTCCAGCCAGAAGAGGTGGGCACGAAGATTGATTGTCCGGTGCTCCTCGTTTACGCGTCCGGTGCGATCGGACCAATGCCACCACTGTTCCTCATGGCGCACTACGACAAGACGAAAGCCGTCATCCGCAACCTTAAGGTGATCGAAACGGACGCTAATCACTACACGCTTGTTTTTGAAGAGCGGACAGAAGTGGCAGAGGCGATCGAGGAGTTTTTGGGGGAAATCGAAAATTAA
- a CDS encoding IclR family transcriptional regulator domain-containing protein, translating into MSINKFRKSGDFIQSLERGLIVIQAFSQETPQLTVSQAAAKTGLSRPAVRRILLTLEALGFAESSNGIYSLTARTLTLGYAYLSSKSIWNLAVPIMRKFAEKTGESCSISILDGTHIIYVARVPANRIMSINLDVGSRLPAYATSMGHILLAHLSEDRQDATLNEIPFKSFTANTITDKATMKAELREVRERGWACVDQQLEEGLRSIAVPIAANGRVIAAINCSAHAGRVSKKILLEEFLPLLRQTADSINTAIAASGAVFV; encoded by the coding sequence TTGTCAATAAATAAATTCAGGAAATCGGGTGACTTTATCCAATCCCTTGAACGCGGCCTCATCGTCATTCAAGCCTTTTCGCAGGAAACCCCTCAGCTAACGGTCAGCCAGGCCGCCGCGAAGACAGGACTGTCGCGTCCGGCCGTCCGCCGCATTTTGCTTACACTTGAGGCGTTGGGTTTCGCTGAATCGTCAAACGGCATCTATTCACTTACCGCGCGGACACTTACACTGGGATACGCCTATCTTTCCTCGAAGAGCATCTGGAACCTCGCCGTCCCGATTATGCGGAAGTTCGCAGAGAAGACTGGTGAATCGTGCTCGATTTCAATCTTGGACGGAACCCATATCATCTACGTCGCTCGTGTTCCCGCTAACCGGATCATGAGCATTAACCTCGACGTCGGCTCTCGTCTCCCGGCCTATGCCACTTCAATGGGTCACATCCTCCTTGCCCACCTGTCGGAGGATAGACAAGATGCCACCCTCAATGAAATTCCGTTCAAGTCGTTCACGGCGAACACGATCACCGACAAAGCAACGATGAAGGCGGAACTCCGGGAAGTTCGGGAACGCGGCTGGGCATGCGTCGACCAACAGCTCGAGGAAGGCCTTCGTTCCATCGCTGTCCCGATCGCAGCAAACGGCCGCGTTATCGCGGCGATTAACTGTTCAGCGCATGCCGGTCGGGTATCCAAAAAGATTTTATTGGAGGAATTTCTACCACTTCTTCGGCAGACGGCGGATTCAATCAATACGGCGATTGCAGCTTCAGGGGCGGTGTTCGTATGA
- a CDS encoding radical SAM protein, which produces MSERPYIFYELTNSICSTCYRKVEGKIVEQDGKMYMIKRCPQHGAERVLIASDAAYYKMCRAYLKPSSMPRHFNIPIRYGCPYDCGLCPDHEQHSCLALVEVTEACNLKCPICYAESSPQRQTFRSLAHIEAMLDAVVRNEGEPDIVQISGGEPTIHPDFFAILDAAKARPIKHIMVNTNGLRIAKDRDFVRRLASYMPGFEIYLQFDSFEAEALKELRGADLRNIREQAMQHLNEFNISTTLVVTLKKGLNDNEIGRMIQYGLKQRAVRGVTFQPIQAAGRLEQFDPAVDRLTLSEVREHIIAQSGVFRQEDIIPVPCHPDCLAMGYALKVGEQVVPLTGLIDPDVLLAGSGNTIVYEQDETLKEHIFSLFSTSHSPESSALSLKNLLCCLPPVQVPESIAYDNVFRVIIMQFLDPYNFDVRSVKKSCVHIVHPDGRIIPFDTYNMFYRDGRETLLQQLREEMVPMT; this is translated from the coding sequence ATGTCTGAACGGCCATACATTTTTTATGAATTAACGAACAGCATTTGCTCCACTTGCTACCGTAAGGTCGAAGGGAAAATTGTCGAACAGGACGGTAAAATGTACATGATCAAGCGTTGTCCGCAGCACGGGGCGGAACGGGTGCTAATCGCGAGTGATGCCGCATATTACAAAATGTGCCGCGCCTACTTAAAACCGTCCTCGATGCCCCGCCACTTCAATATACCGATCCGCTACGGGTGTCCGTACGACTGCGGCTTGTGTCCGGATCACGAGCAGCATAGTTGTCTTGCGCTCGTCGAAGTGACGGAAGCGTGCAATTTGAAGTGTCCGATTTGCTATGCGGAATCCTCTCCTCAGCGGCAGACGTTTCGCAGCTTGGCGCACATTGAGGCGATGCTCGACGCGGTCGTCCGCAACGAAGGCGAGCCGGACATCGTCCAAATTTCCGGTGGCGAACCGACCATCCACCCGGACTTTTTTGCTATTCTCGACGCGGCGAAAGCGCGACCGATTAAGCACATCATGGTAAACACGAACGGATTGCGTATCGCTAAGGATCGGGATTTTGTGCGCAGGCTAGCTTCGTACATGCCGGGGTTTGAAATTTATTTGCAGTTTGACAGCTTCGAAGCGGAAGCGCTCAAAGAGCTTCGCGGTGCCGACCTCCGCAACATACGCGAGCAAGCAATGCAACACTTGAACGAGTTTAATATTTCCACAACATTAGTTGTCACTTTGAAAAAAGGGTTAAACGACAATGAGATTGGGCGTATGATTCAGTATGGGTTAAAGCAGCGCGCGGTACGTGGCGTTACCTTTCAGCCGATTCAAGCGGCGGGGAGGCTGGAACAGTTTGACCCGGCAGTTGATCGCCTCACGTTGAGTGAAGTAAGGGAACACATTATTGCGCAATCGGGTGTATTCCGCCAAGAAGATATCATTCCCGTGCCGTGTCATCCCGACTGTTTGGCCATGGGGTATGCGCTTAAGGTAGGAGAACAAGTGGTGCCGTTAACTGGGCTGATCGATCCCGATGTGTTATTAGCGGGCTCGGGAAATACAATCGTGTACGAGCAGGACGAGACGTTAAAGGAACACATTTTTTCACTCTTTTCCACGAGTCATTCGCCGGAATCGTCCGCGCTGTCTCTAAAAAATCTGTTGTGTTGTTTGCCGCCGGTGCAAGTACCGGAGTCGATTGCGTATGACAATGTGTTTCGCGTTATCATTATGCAGTTTCTCGATCCGTACAATTTTGACGTCCGCTCGGTGAAAAAATCGTGTGTGCATATCGTGCATCCCGACGGACGCATTATCCCGTTCGATACGTACAACATGTTTTACCGCGACGGGCGCGAGACGTTGCTTCAGCAGTTGCGCGAAGAAATGGTGCCGATGACGTAG
- a CDS encoding prolipoprotein diacylglyceryl transferase: MQFPVWIELGPVRLHPHFVMEALAYFLGFRLYLWFRRPERLSRTVQWSVIAGAIVGAAFGSKILAWLYDPSVLWAHIAKPLDEPIFWMEGKSIVGGLLGGLIGVELAKKMVGHTASTGDDLTLPLIFGMAVGRIGCFLTGLEDNTYGIATALPWGIDFGDGVLRHPTQLYELLFLLALGIMLSFIKRVLHREGDIFKLFMVTYFAFRLGVDFIKPYPRPYIGLGAIQVACVLGILYYTRHLPRLIRLLKKMTSERRLTGHV, encoded by the coding sequence ATGCAGTTTCCGGTATGGATCGAGCTCGGTCCGGTAAGGCTCCATCCTCATTTTGTGATGGAGGCGCTTGCTTATTTTCTCGGTTTTCGTTTGTACCTATGGTTCCGTCGACCAGAGAGGTTGTCGCGCACCGTTCAATGGTCGGTCATCGCCGGCGCAATCGTGGGGGCGGCGTTTGGGTCAAAAATACTCGCATGGCTGTACGACCCGTCTGTCTTATGGGCACATATTGCTAAGCCACTTGACGAGCCGATATTTTGGATGGAAGGGAAGAGTATTGTCGGAGGATTACTCGGCGGTTTAATCGGGGTGGAGCTGGCGAAGAAAATGGTCGGGCACACCGCTTCAACAGGCGACGATTTAACGTTACCGCTTATATTCGGGATGGCTGTGGGGAGGATCGGTTGTTTTTTGACCGGGTTGGAGGACAACACGTACGGCATTGCTACCGCTTTGCCTTGGGGGATCGACTTCGGGGACGGTGTATTGCGGCATCCGACACAGTTGTATGAGCTACTGTTTTTACTCGCGTTAGGAATTATGCTCTCGTTTATCAAACGAGTCCTGCATCGAGAAGGGGACATTTTTAAGCTGTTTATGGTTACGTATTTCGCCTTCCGGTTAGGCGTTGACTTTATTAAACCGTACCCGCGTCCGTATATCGGGTTGGGGGCGATTCAAGTCGCTTGTGTGCTAGGGATCCTATATTACACCCGCCACTTGCCGCGCCTCATCCGGTTACTTAAAAAAATGACAAGCGAGAGGAGATTGACTGGACATGTCTGA
- a CDS encoding helix-turn-helix transcriptional regulator: protein MIRNYLQTKGKEMKVIGIAEQFFVLFGNEQNERPHRHYGIQLLIPTNTLAINRYQTDASAIIDSHVEHVVYGDGNILSLLFNPETTIGRRISNHHFQNKKSAYEGIVYFHNPHLTTNAKAMTRTIDGSAPNNAAINELIYSTVEQLLRGVPPLRQLDDRVSDVIQYIESSDFTHLRYEDAVNSVFLSKSRVTHLFTEEMGISLMKYMTWKRLLHASKEIALSGKSITEAAHLYGFADAAHFSRVFKENFGVSPSGVFQKQQKNDRLIHVFTRDFS from the coding sequence TTGATCCGGAACTACTTGCAAACGAAAGGGAAGGAAATGAAGGTTATCGGTATTGCAGAACAATTTTTCGTCTTGTTCGGTAACGAGCAAAACGAACGTCCACACCGTCATTACGGGATTCAACTACTTATACCGACGAATACGTTGGCGATTAATCGGTATCAAACAGATGCATCCGCCATAATAGACAGCCATGTTGAACACGTCGTCTATGGCGACGGGAACATTTTATCCCTACTGTTCAATCCAGAAACGACGATCGGACGACGGATTAGTAACCACCATTTTCAAAATAAAAAAAGTGCTTATGAAGGTATCGTTTATTTCCACAACCCTCACCTAACCACAAACGCCAAAGCGATGACGCGGACGATTGACGGCAGCGCGCCGAATAACGCAGCCATCAATGAGTTAATCTACTCGACCGTCGAACAGTTGTTGCGAGGAGTCCCCCCATTGCGACAGCTAGACGACAGAGTCTCTGACGTTATTCAATATATTGAGTCAAGCGATTTCACTCACTTACGTTATGAAGATGCCGTAAATAGTGTTTTTTTGTCTAAATCGCGAGTGACTCATTTGTTCACTGAAGAAATGGGCATCTCGCTTATGAAGTATATGACGTGGAAAAGACTGCTTCACGCCTCTAAGGAAATAGCCCTCTCCGGAAAATCGATCACAGAGGCGGCCCATCTATACGGGTTTGCCGATGCGGCACACTTTTCACGCGTGTTTAAGGAAAACTTCGGCGTTAGTCCGAGTGGCGTCTTCCAGAAGCAACAAAAAAATGACCGTCTCATTCATGTGTTTACACGCGATTTTTCGTAA
- a CDS encoding alpha/beta fold hydrolase yields the protein MAFEAIFDDVNFNFQVNRVLSFGDVACNREEVYAAAANIHNFETWYVEWRRMAEIAEGEGRYVHSMYYYRMAEFMLMDDDPAKNVMYHKMAEMFQKAVPSAVRYQVPFKGGHLPCLFIEADAPADTSQTVLVHGGYDSFIEEFYLICERFARAGYNVLLFEGEGQGATLRQGMTFNEKWEQSVGAILDYFQLDQVALVGISWGGYFALRAAAMEKRIAHVVCYDVCYDGLDVLFHLLPQPARTLLQQLYKFSCKRIINALVRKKMQQDTLANWGITHGMYITGTRSPFDFYRAIEKHTLKGLLNRIEQRVLLLAGEKDHYIPQWHFDYLRNHLPRARVTSRLFTTAEGGEQHCRVGNYDLAIGYILSWLHDKN from the coding sequence GTGGCATTCGAAGCAATTTTCGACGATGTTAATTTCAATTTTCAAGTAAACCGGGTACTGTCCTTCGGCGATGTGGCCTGCAACCGCGAAGAAGTGTATGCTGCCGCGGCCAACATACATAATTTCGAGACATGGTATGTGGAATGGCGACGTATGGCGGAAATCGCTGAAGGGGAAGGTAGATACGTCCACAGCATGTATTACTACCGCATGGCAGAATTCATGCTAATGGACGACGATCCCGCAAAAAATGTTATGTATCACAAAATGGCGGAAATGTTTCAGAAAGCAGTCCCTTCCGCCGTGAGGTATCAGGTGCCGTTTAAGGGTGGTCACTTGCCTTGCCTATTCATCGAAGCGGACGCACCTGCCGACACATCTCAGACGGTCCTCGTACACGGAGGATACGACTCTTTCATTGAAGAATTTTACCTCATCTGCGAGCGGTTCGCGCGCGCCGGATACAACGTTCTCTTATTTGAAGGGGAAGGACAAGGCGCCACACTGCGGCAAGGCATGACGTTCAACGAGAAATGGGAACAGTCGGTAGGCGCCATTTTGGATTATTTCCAGCTCGACCAAGTGGCCTTAGTCGGAATCTCTTGGGGCGGGTATTTTGCTCTAAGGGCGGCGGCGATGGAGAAGCGGATCGCCCACGTCGTCTGTTACGATGTGTGCTATGACGGGCTCGATGTGCTGTTTCACTTATTGCCGCAGCCTGCGAGAACGTTACTGCAACAACTGTATAAGTTCAGCTGCAAGCGAATCATCAATGCCCTCGTACGCAAAAAAATGCAGCAGGACACGCTCGCCAATTGGGGCATCACCCACGGCATGTATATTACTGGCACGCGTTCGCCGTTCGATTTTTATCGCGCGATTGAAAAACATACGTTGAAAGGGCTGCTGAACCGCATCGAGCAACGTGTGCTGCTGCTCGCAGGCGAAAAGGACCACTATATTCCGCAGTGGCACTTCGATTATTTACGGAATCATTTGCCCCGTGCCCGGGTCACGAGCAGGCTTTTCACTACAGCGGAGGGTGGGGAGCAGCACTGTCGGGTCGGGAATTACGACTTAGCGATCGGTTACATTTTGTCGTGGTTGCACGATAAAAACTAA
- a CDS encoding Gfo/Idh/MocA family protein, translated as MKIGMISFAHMHAYSYAAHLHAHPDVELAAIWDDDPARGTAAAEQFGGTFYEDLADLLATDLDAVVVCSENNKHRAHVVQAAQAGKHILCEKPIATTVADAEAMLAACKDAGVILQIAYPVRFAPVVQRVRDIVQSGQLGEILAIKGTNHGQMPGGWFIEEELSGGGSATDHIVHVMDLIRWMLQDEVKNVYAELDTRFYDIAVEDCGMVSLELESGVIVTIDPSWSRPKTFPTWGDVTMEIVGTKGTLSVDAFKQALHYYNDREGKTQSLPWAEDMDKRLIGDFVQCVKQEGEPSITGEDGLRTLEVVKAAYESSRTKQVVTLNRS; from the coding sequence GTGAAGATCGGAATGATAAGTTTTGCGCACATGCACGCCTACAGTTATGCCGCCCATTTACACGCCCATCCGGACGTCGAGTTAGCCGCGATTTGGGACGATGATCCCGCGCGCGGTACAGCGGCGGCCGAGCAGTTCGGCGGGACGTTCTACGAAGATTTGGCAGACTTACTCGCTACAGATCTCGATGCGGTCGTCGTATGTTCTGAAAATAACAAGCACCGCGCACACGTCGTCCAAGCCGCGCAAGCGGGTAAGCACATTTTGTGTGAAAAGCCGATTGCAACGACAGTCGCTGACGCCGAAGCGATGCTTGCCGCGTGTAAGGACGCGGGAGTCATTTTACAAATCGCCTACCCTGTACGTTTTGCGCCGGTAGTCCAGCGCGTGCGCGACATCGTCCAGTCGGGGCAGTTAGGGGAGATTTTGGCGATTAAAGGCACGAACCACGGTCAGATGCCGGGTGGCTGGTTTATTGAAGAAGAGCTGTCTGGGGGCGGCTCGGCGACAGACCATATCGTACACGTGATGGACTTGATCCGCTGGATGCTGCAAGATGAAGTGAAAAACGTGTACGCGGAATTAGACACGCGCTTTTACGACATCGCTGTCGAAGACTGCGGCATGGTCAGTTTAGAACTCGAATCGGGCGTCATCGTGACGATCGACCCGAGCTGGTCACGGCCAAAAACGTTCCCGACGTGGGGCGATGTGACGATGGAAATTGTCGGTACGAAGGGGACACTGTCAGTCGATGCGTTTAAGCAGGCGCTGCATTATTACAACGACCGCGAAGGAAAGACGCAGTCGCTTCCGTGGGCAGAAGATATGGACAAACGCTTAATCGGCGACTTCGTACAGTGTGTAAAGCAGGAGGGCGAGCCTTCAATTACGGGTGAAGACGGGCTTAGGACGCTCGAAGTCGTGAAGGCGGCGTACGAATCGAGCCGGACGAAGCAAGTTGTGACGCTTAACCGCAGTTAA